The window CCGACCTGTGGACCGAGCGGGTGAGCACCGGGCCGATGGCTGAGCGGGTGCCTCAAGTGCGCCGCGAGCCCGGCGGCGACTGGTGGTACATCGACGGCCGGCGCTCCATGTCGTTCCTGGGCTTTCAAGCCGGCAACCGGTTCGACCAAGACCCCGCCAAGCTCCGCATCGAGGCGTCGTTCGACGAGGTGCGTCCCGGGGCCTACGACCCGGAGAAGTTCATCGCCGACAACCGCACCGACGGGGTGGCCGCCTCAGTGATCTACCCCAGCGAGGCGCTGCTGGCTTACTCCATCCCTGACTCTGAGCTGTGCTCGGTCACCATGGCCGCCTACAACGACTTCATCGCCGACTTCTGTGCCTACGACCCCCAGCGACTGAAGGGCATCGCCCTCATAAACGTGGACGACATCGACGAGGCCATCGCCGAGATGACCCGGTGCCGCAACATGGGACTGTCGGGAGTGATGATCAGCGTGATGCCCCCCGCGGGCCAGGGCTACGACAACCCCCGCTATGAGCCGTTCTGGTCGGCCGCGGTCGACCTCGACATCCCCCTGTCCATGCACGTGGCCACCGGTCGGCACCTAGCCAGCGCCAGCGGCCAGACAAAGAACGATGTGAGGGCGGTGTCGGAGGCGGCGTTTTACC is drawn from bacterium and contains these coding sequences:
- a CDS encoding amidohydrolase family protein, with protein sequence MSPTATMISSDSHIIEPPDLWTERVSTGPMAERVPQVRREPGGDWWYIDGRRSMSFLGFQAGNRFDQDPAKLRIEASFDEVRPGAYDPEKFIADNRTDGVAASVIYPSEALLAYSIPDSELCSVTMAAYNDFIADFCAYDPQRLKGIALINVDDIDEAIAEMTRCRNMGLSGVMISVMPPAGQGYDNPRYEPFWSAAVDLDIPLSMHVATGRHLASASGQTKNDVRAVSEAAFYLQDHFVRKSLGEMIFSGVFERHPKLKAGSVEHEVGWIPFWLFQMDYCYTDRPLRGDWHRFADPDARPSHYFSSNCFVSFQEDAVGVRVRDTFGAHTLMWGSDYPHTESTFPRSREVVAETLADVPADEQQMIVRDNCAALYGFDLDLLEND